GATGGAAAGAATGTCACCTTTTGTCTCGATAAAAGGACGTTCCTCGTCAAACTCATCCTGAATCTCGCCGACGAGTTCCTCAAGAATATCCTCCGTCGTAACCATTCCCGCCGTACCGCCATATTCATCAATGACAATGGCGATTTCCGATCGATTCTTTTGCAGAATCCGAAGGACATCTTTAATCAACATCGATTCGTGCACAGTGACCGGGTCCCTTGCAATCGATTCCAGCGATGTTTCATAATTGCCCTGTAAAGCTACGGCGTACAAATCCTTTATATGAATCACTCCGATAATGTGATCTTTATCTGTTTCACACAATGGAAACCTTGTATGTTTATCGCTTTCCGCCACTTCCAAATTTTCCTGGAACGTCCTCGTGGAATATAAACACACCATATCGGTACGGGGCACCATAATCTCTCTGGCCACCCGATTTGAAAAATCAAAAATGTTATCAAACAAGCTTAGCTCCGTCTCATCAATGACACCACTTTCATGGCTTTGGGACACAAGCATCCGCAGTTCTTCTTCCGAATGCGCCAATTCCGTTTGGTTATTGCCGCGAATTCCAAACAAATGCAAAATCGTGGAAGCCGACTTGTTTAATAACCATATGGCCGGATACATAACACGATGAAAACCCACCAAAATTCCTGCTGTAAACAAAGCCATACCTTCTGCACGGTGAATGGCCAGCGTCTTTGGCACCAATTCCCCCAAAATAATCTGCAAAGCGGTAATCAACAGAAATGATAGGATCGTAGACAGCACATTTACGGTTGTTGCCGATAAATGCATGGAAGCAAATACACCATCAATCAGTGTCGCAAGGGACTGTTCCCCAATCCATCCAAGGCCCAGCGAGGCAAGCGTTATGCCCAACTGTGTGGCAGATAAATACGCATCCAAATCTTCCATGACCTTTTTTACATGC
Above is a window of Fodinisporobacter ferrooxydans DNA encoding:
- a CDS encoding hemolysin family protein; amino-acid sequence: MDPLGESLFKIFIAFLLVVMNGYFVAAEFSIIKVRGTRIEQLAIEGNRRAKHVKKVMEDLDAYLSATQLGITLASLGLGWIGEQSLATLIDGVFASMHLSATTVNVLSTILSFLLITALQIILGELVPKTLAIHRAEGMALFTAGILVGFHRVMYPAIWLLNKSASTILHLFGIRGNNQTELAHSEEELRMLVSQSHESGVIDETELSLFDNIFDFSNRVAREIMVPRTDMVCLYSTRTFQENLEVAESDKHTRFPLCETDKDHIIGVIHIKDLYAVALQGNYETSLESIARDPVTVHESMLIKDVLRILQKNRSEIAIVIDEYGGTAGMVTTEDILEELVGEIQDEFDEERPFIETKGDILSIDARLLIDEVNEYLNLNLDTEEVDTIGGWMYSQFKTPPNIGSSVAVEGYQFKVTEMDNLRVTRMEIKPVEQKNSEDSDGGGTFHGNSFVELDRENYRTV